Proteins from one Aspergillus nidulans FGSC A4 chromosome VIII genomic window:
- a CDS encoding NEDD4 family E3 ubiquitin-protein ligase (transcript_id=CADANIAT00001273), translating into MGSNLPAQPNLRVTIIAADGLYKRDVFRLPDPFAVATVGGEQTHTTSVIKKTLNPYWNEMFDLRVNEDSILAIQIFDQKKFKKKDQGFLGVINVRIGDVIDLQMGGDEMLTRDLKKSNDNLVVHGKLIINLSTNLSTPNPNQANGLHRTQLGASTSSGLVPQVAPTPSVPQAGPSSVDQSAAASSASLNPQRVPSATRPTSQIAPPNGAPPIANGQGVPRPNLSSFEDNQGRLPAGWERREDNLGRTYYVDHNTRTTTWNRPSANYNEQTQRTQREANMQLERRAHQNRMLPEDRTGASSPNLSETQPQAQTPPAGGSGASNSNVVSMMATGATTAGTGELPPGWEQRTTPEGRPYFVDHNTRTTTWVDPRRQQYIRMYGQNASGGNTTIQQQPVSQLGPLPSGWEMRLTNTARVYFVDHNTKTTTWDDPRLPSSLDQGVPQYKRDFRRKLIYFRSQPALRIMSGQCHVKVRRNNIFEDSYAEIMRQSASDLKKRLMIKFDGEDGLDYGGLSREFFFLLSHEMFNPFYCLFEYSAHDNYTLQINPHSGVNPEHLNYFKFIGRVVGLAIFHRRFLDSFFIGAFYKMMLRKKVSLQDMEGVDEDLHRNLTWTLENDIEGIIDLTFTVDDEKFGERRTIELKPGGEDIPVTNENKHEYVELVTEWKIVKRVEEQFNAFMSGFNELIPADLVNVFDERELELLIGGIADIDVDDWKKHTDYRGYQEQDEVIQNFWKIVRTWDAEQKSRLLQFTTGTSRIPVNGFKDLQGSDGPRRFTIEKSGDPIALPKSHTCFNRLDLPPYKSHEVLEHKLSIAVEETLGFGQE; encoded by the exons ATGGGTTCCAATCTGCCTGC CCAGCCGAATCTTAGGGTTACAA TTATCGCTGCGGATGGCCTATACAAGCGCGATGTTTTCC GACTACCCGATCCCTTCGCCGTGGCCACCGTTGGAGGTGAGCAGACACACACGACATCAGTGATCAAGAAGACGCTGAACCCGTACTGGAATGAAATGTTTGATTT GCGGGTCAATGAGGACAGTATCCTTGCAATTCAGATTTTCGATCAGAAgaaattcaagaagaaggatcAAGGCTTCCTTGGCGTCATAAACGTGCGCATCGGAGATGTTATTGATTTACAAAtgggtggtgatg AGATGCTTACCCgagatttgaagaagtctAATGACAACCTCGTCGTACATGGAAAGCTTATCATCAACCTCTCGACCAATCTCAGCACACCCAACCCCAACCAGGCGAACGGTTTGCACCGGACACAACTTGGagcttcaacatccagcGGGCTTGTTCCGCAGGTTGCACCGACACCGTCAGTACCCCAAGCTGGACCTAGCTCTGTCGATCAATCAGCAGCTGCATCGAGTGCCTCATTGAACCCGCAGCGTGTCCCATCGGCTACCCGCCCGACCAGTCAAATCGCCCCGCCCAACGGTGCGCCGCCGATCGCCAACGGACAGGGCGTACCACGACCTAATCTCAGTTCATTTGAGGATAATCAAGGACGACTACCAGCAGGCTGGGAGCGACGCGAGGATAATCTGGGAAGGACCTATTATGTGGACCACAACACTCGAACCACGACCTGGAACAGGCCGTCCGCCAACTATAATGAGCAAACGCAGCGCACTCAGCGGGAGGCTAATATGCAGTTAGAGCGGAGAGCGCACCAGAATCGAATGCTCCCTGAGGACCGGACTGGAGCCAGCTCACCCAATTTATCGGAAACTCAGCCGCAAGCTCAGACTCCGCCCGCTGGCGGCAGCGGTGCCAGTAATAGCAACGTGGTTTCCATGATGGCGACAGGAGCTACCACTGCAGGCACTGGTGAGCTTCCGCCTGGTTGGGAACAGCGGACTACTCCCGAGGGCAGACCGTACTTCGTGGACCACAACACCCGTACCACAACATGGGTAGATCCCCGGCGGCAGCAGTATATACGGATGTATGGCCAGAATGCCAGTGGTGGCAATACCACcatccagcaacagcctgTTTCTCAACTCGGTCCACTACCTAGCGGCTGGGAGATGCGTCTGACAAACACGGCTCGAGTGTATTTCGTTGACCACAATACCAAGACAACCACCTGGGATGATCCCCGTCTGCCATCCTCACTGGATCAGGGTGTCCCTCAATACAAGCGTGACTTCCGACGGAAACTCATCTACTTCCGGTCACAGCCAGCGCTGCGCATCATGTCTGGCCAATGCCACGTCAAGGTTCGCCGAAATAACATATTTGAGGACTCATATGCCGAAATCATGCGCCAGAGCGCGTCCGATTTGAAAAAGCGGCTGATGATCAAGTTTGACGGTGAAGATGGTCTGGACTATGGTGGTCTTTCGCG CGaattcttcttccttctctctcaCGAAATGTTTAATCCGTTCTACTGCCTTTTCGAGTACTCTGCGCATGATAATTATACCCTACAGATTAATCCTCATTCAGGGGTCAACCCAGAACACCTGAATTACTTCAAGTTTATTGGGCGTGTTGTTGGATTGGCCATTTTCCACCGTCGGTTCCTTGACTCATTCTTTATTGGAGCCTTCTACAAAATGATGCTACGCAAGAAGGTGTCCTTGCAGGACATGGAGGGTGTAGACGAAGATCTGCACCGCAATTTGACATGGACACT GGAAAACGATATTGAGGGCATCATCGACTTGACTTTCACAGTTGACGACGAAAAGTTTGGAGAGCGCCGTACGATTGAGTTGAAGCCTGGCGGGGAAGATATACCCGTGACTAATGAGAACAAGCACGAATATGTTGA GCTTGTGACGGAGTGGAAGATTGTGAAGCGAGTAGAAGAGCAGTTCAACGCTTTCATGTCTGGCTTCAACGAGCTTATTCCGGCGGATCTAGTCAATGTGTTTGATGAACGTGAGCTAGAGCTGCTGATTGGAGGTATTGCCGATATTGATGTCgatgactggaagaagcacACCGATTATCGCGGCTACCAGGAACAGGATGAAGTCATCCAGAACTTCTGGAAAATTGTTCGCACTTGGGATGCGGAACAGAAGTCCCGTCTGCTCCAGTTCACCACAGGTACATCACGTATTCCAGTCAACGGGTTCAAGGATCTTCAGGGCTCGGATGGACCTAGACGATTCACCATTGAGAAGTCTGGAGATCCAATCGCCTTGCCCAAGTCTCACACATG TTTCAACCGTCTTGATCTTCCACCGTATAAGTCACATGAGGTGCTAGAGCACAAGCTGTCGATCGCTGTGGAAGAGACATTAGGTTTCGGGCAGGAGTAG